One Pecten maximus chromosome 7, xPecMax1.1, whole genome shotgun sequence genomic window carries:
- the LOC117330922 gene encoding uncharacterized protein LOC117330922, producing the protein MSNPTEDNGAFSIYTVASNVTMGPMQQPLVDSEHVVKGKRRRKLFPKFAGVCLVLPTLCNPVLGILAILAYLRARRGYKDDHYLTAGQYLALSFIFGIIGISMTILTVVAVYIYNTQEDVVLVADKVVKAGNLNITKAIGFRQGKYLMRKTKNEQMQEEAYPYEISSPDRVRLVGVVFETSNSFNVSNEHKGNDKTNMNKILDTMMRKGNSASPLLELNGEIANATKKICFDSSVVKDFEVLNSDRSVRDTAMVRRRDRALTRRKRMLNSCRQLKLLLKGSSIKVRMKIKYALLGWKPIVVEITDHTDCLIY; encoded by the exons ATGTCGAACCCTACCGAAGACAATGGTGCTTTCTCTATCTACACCG TGGCATCAAATGTCACCATGGGGCCAATGCAGCAACCACTAGTTGATTCCGAACACGTGGTCAAAGGAAAAAGGCG CCGTAAACTTTTCCCCAAATTTGCTGGCGTGTGTTTGGTGCTGCCAACTCTCTGCAATCCTGTATTAGGTATTTTGGCGATATTAGCATATCTGCGGGCTAGGCGTGGCTACAAGGATGACCACTACCTGACGGCCGGACAGTACTTGGctttaagttttatttttggAATCATTGGGATTTCCATGACTATCTTGACTGTGGTGGCCgtgtatatttataatacaCAGGAAGATGTGGTTCTCGTCGCTGACAAAGTCGTGAAAGCGGGCAATCTAAATATAACCAAAGCTATTGGATTTCGGCAAGGTAAATATTTGATGAGGAAGACCAAAAACGAACAAATGCAGGAAGAGGCTTACCCCTATGAAATATCTTCACCAGATCGGGTCCGACTTGTTGGAGTCGTGTTTGAAACAAGCAATAGTTTTAATGTCAGCAATGAACACAAGGGGAATGACAAaacaaatatgaacaaaattcTGGATACTATGATGAGGAAAGGGAATTCGGCATCACCCTTGTTGGAACTCAACGGAGAAATAGCCAATGCCACGAAAAAAATATGCTTCGATAGCTCAGTGGTCAAggattttgaagttttgaaTAGTGACCGAAGTGTCCGGGACACTGCTATGGTCAGGAGGAGAGACAGGGCTTTAACGAGAAGAAAACGAATGCTGAACTCATGTCGACAGCTCAAGTTACTACTCAAG GGAAGTTCGATAAAAGTACGGATGAAGATAAAGTACGCATTATTGGGATGGAAGCCGATTGTTGTTGAAATAACTGACCATACAGACTGTTTAATCTACTAG
- the LOC117330924 gene encoding uncharacterized protein LOC117330924, which translates to MTRQAGSAGIFAISIALIVYRTDTGSVATLNEFVCDSKIYDLDHYKLWSIEWTGQKLPKNCRIGVRAEVVSVTMCFNIEVYRLGSCGFFLVIYTWYSNTPEKIYSCNELRSKVKFCHYNSKLLYLNFTSNYTRSVSFSPKVRITVLVEGGDTTGRIPDEPSSGSAIGFIFGGLFFVVIACMARKCCSSVCDILRGICDCISRSLDCLSCDEEEETQPRRQYTEIEIARDPPGVYTVANQSRAVSLGSLESLEESRSMLSDNELDPPAYHECISSISVPLSTVDNERDSNDAPPTYAASASSLSDESSPTFYDCQMTWEHETSV; encoded by the exons ATGACTCGACAGGCAGGCAGTGCCGGTATCTTTGCAATATCAATCGCACTGATAGTTTACCGTACAG ATACTGGCAGTGTAGCCACATTGAATGAATTTGTGTGTGATTCTAAG ATTTATGACTTGGACCATTACAAGCTCTGGTCAATAGAATGGACGGGACAAAAACTACCAAAGAACTGTCGCATTGGAGTTCGAGCCGAGGTTGTCAGTGTAACGATGTGTTTTAACATTGAAGTTTATCGCTTAGGCAGCTGTGGATTTTTtcttgtgatatatacatggtatagcAATACTCCTGAAAAG ATATATAGCTGCAACGAACTACGTAGTAAAGTTAAGTTTTGTCATTATAATAGTAAGCTACTCTACCTCAATTTTACTTCCAACTATACCAGATCAGTGTCATTCAGTCCGAAGGTTAGAATCACCGTCCTGGTAGAAGGAGGTGATACAACTGGCAGAATTCCTGATG AACCTTCTTCTGGAAGTGCTATAGGGTTTATATTTGGAGGTTTGTTCTTTGTTGTCATCGCTTGTATGGCTCGAAAATGTTGTTCAAGCGTGTGTGATATCCTGCGTGGCATATGTGACTGCATTTCACGCTCTTTGGATTGTCTGAGCTGTGATGAAGAGGAAGAAACCCAACCTCGCCGACAGTATACAGAGATAGAGATAGCACGCGACCCACCCGGAGTATATACTGTGGCGAATCAGTCTCGTGCTGTCAGTTTGGGCTCACTAGAATCTCTAG aGGAATCAAGATCCATGCTATCTGACAATGAATTGGATCCTCCAGCATACCATGAATGCATTTCTTCTATTTCCGTTCCCCTGTCTACTGTGGATAATGAACGGGATTCAAACGATGCCCCGCCCACTTATGCGGCCTCTGCTTCATCACTTTCGGATGAATCGTCGCCTACCTTTTATGACTGCCAGATGACTTGGGAGcacgaaacatctgtatga